The Streptomyces sp. V4I8 genome includes the window CACCTCGACGCCGGGCCCGCGACCCTGGTGGGCCTGTGCATGGGCTCGGCGGTCGTGACCGACACCGCGCTGGAGTACCCCGAACTGGTCCGCGCGCTGGTCGTCAGCGGCGCCGGGACCAGCGAGTTCGAGTTCACGGAACCGGCGACTCTGGAGCATGTGAGCGAGGCGGCCCGGCTGCTGGGCGCCGGAGACATCGAGGGATGGCTCGACCACTTCGCGAAGGGCGTGGCGGGGCCGCACCGCACGGTCGACGAGGTCGCCCCCGACGTCGTACGACGACTGCGGGACATGTCCGCGCACACACTCGCCAAGCACACGCCGGACGAAACGCAATGGCAGGTGCCCCTGACCGACACCTGGTCCCGGCTGCCGAAGATCGACGTCCCCGTACTCGCGATCCACGGCGCCCTCGACGCGCCCGACAGCATCGCCATGGCGGAACGCGTCGCCCGCACGGTGCCCGACGGCCGCTCGGTCACGCTCCAGGACGTCGGGCACTACCCGAACATGGAGAAGCCGCAGGAGTTCAACGGCCTCCTGCTGGACTTCCTGCGCGACCTCTGACGTCACGCTTCGCCGACGCCGCTACGGCACCACCGTCACCGGCCACCGCCCCGCCTTGACCAGCCGCACGGCGACGGAACCGACGATCCGGTGCCCGGCCTGTTCCGACGCGCCCACCACCACGGCGTCGGCCTTCAGGTCGTCCGCCGCCTTCACCAGGCCGTTGTACGGGTCGCCCGGGAAGGTGTGGAATTCCCAGCGGACTTCGAATATCCCCTTGAGGCGCTCGGTCGCGTCCCTGATCTGGGCGATCAGGTCCTCGGCGATCTCGTCGGTCGTCTCCGCGACCGGCGCCCCGAGGGCCGCGCCCGCGGTCATCACCGGCTGCACGTACACGACGGCGAGCAGCGCGTGCTGCCGTCGCGCGAGGCCGGCGGCGTACGCCGCCGCGCGCAGCGAGGAGTCGGAGCCGTCCACCCCGACCACGATGACCTTGGGTCCGTCCGTGCCCCGCTCGAACCGGTGCGAGTGCTGTTCCGTCACGGCAGGGAGGCTATCGGAAGCCCCAGGTCCCGCCGTCGGGCAGCACGCTCGACGGGCGAGGAGGCCCCGCTCTTCCTAGAGTCGGAACATGAGTGCCACCGTGGAGGCCCCCCGGGAGAAGAGCACCAAGGGCCCGATACGGTCGCCCCGGCACGGCTTCCTGAGCAGGGTGCCGGAGGGCTTCGCGACCTTCTTCGGCGCCCTGGGCGTGCTCTGCGTCCTACTGGCCTTCATCCCACCCCTGCGGACCGCGCTCCGCCCGGTCGTGGAAGCCCTCGACCAGATCATCGTCCCGGTCAGCGCCAACCTCGCCTACGCCGTCTTCCTCTTCCTGCTCGCCGCCGCGACGGCCGCCCGCAAGAAGATCGCCTGGTGGCTGGTCGTCATCTATCTCGCACTGCTGGTCCTGACCGACGTGCTCGGCACGGTGTTCGGCGACTACACCGACTCCTTGCCGTCCCTGATCGTGTGCGGCCTCGCCCTGGCCCTGCTGATCGTCGCCCGGGGGGAGTTCTACGCCGCCTCCCGCCGCGCCGCCGTACGCCGGGCCTTCGGCGTCCTGGTCGTCGGGCTGGCCGTCGGGATCCTGGTCGGCTGGGGGCTGGTCGAGCTGTTCCCCGGCACGCTGCCGCAGAGCCAGCGGCTGGCCTGGGCCGCCGACCGGGTCTGCGGCGGTCTCGTCTCCGGCGCCTCCTACGACGGACGCCCGCCCCGCCCCCTGTACTTCCTGCTCGGCCTGTTCGGCGCGCTCGCCCTCCTCAACGCCGCCGCGACGCTGTTCCGCTCGCAGCGCATGGAGGCCGCCCTGCACGACGACGAGGAGGCCCGCATCCGCGCCCTCCTCAAGGCATACGGCGGCCAGGACTCCCTCGGCTACTTCGCCACCCGGCGCGACAAGGCCGTCGTCTTCTCACCCAGCGGCAAGGCCGCCGTCACCTACCGCGTCGAGGCCGGCGTGTGCCTCGCCAGCGGGGACCCGGTCGGCGACCGCGAGGCCTGGCCGCACGCCATCGCCGTCTGGCTGGACGCGGCCCGCCGGCACGCCTGGGTGCCCGCCGCGATGGGCGCCTCCGAGGACGGGGCCACCGCCTACGCGCGCGCCGGACTCGGTGCCCTCCAGCTCGGCGACGAGGCGATCCTGAACGTTCCGGACTTCGACCTCGACGGCCGCGACATGCGAGTGACCCGGCAGGCCGTCCACCGCGTCCGCCGCACCGGCGCCCACTGCCGCATCCGCCGCCACTCCACCCTCACCGAGACGGAGATGGAGGAGATACTCGGCAAGGCCGACGCCTGGCGCGACACCGAGACCGAACGCGGCTTCTCCATGGCCCTGGACCGCCTCGGCGACCCGGCCGACGGCGACTGTCTCCTCGTGGAGGCCCTCGGCGAGGACGGCGAACTGCTCGCCCTGCTCTCCTTCGTGCCCTGGGGCGGGGACGGCGTCTCCCTGGACCTGATGCGCCGTGACCGCGGGCGCGCCCCCAACGGCGTCATGGAGTTCATGGTCGCCGAACTGTGCGCCGCCGCACCGAAGTCCGGCATCCGCAGGATCTCGCTGAACTTCGCCGTGTTCCGCTCGGTCTTCGAGGAGGGCGCCCGCATCGGCGCCGGACCCGTACTGCGGCTGTGGCGGCGCCTGCTGCTGTTCTTCTCCAAGTGGTGGCAACTGGAGGCCCTCTACCGCTCCAACGCCAAGTACCAGCCGCAGTGGTTCCCGCGCTTCATCTGCTACGGCGAGGCCGCCTCCCTCGCCCGGATCAGCCTCGCCTCCGGCATCGCCGAGGGATTCGTCTCCGTACCGTCGCTGCACAAACTCCGCAGAAAAGGGCACCCGCGAGGCGGGCCACGTCCTGCGACCACCGAAGGACTGCCCTCGCTGGCGGCGCTCGGCCTCGACGGAGGGGACGAGGCCGGGGCCGCCGGGCCGGATGCGGGCCTGCCCGAACAGGTCCGCATCCGGCACCACACCCTCGACCGGCTGCGCGCCGACGGCGTCGACCCCTACCCGGTCGGCATCCCGGACCGCACCCACGCCCTCGCCGACATCCGCGCGGGCGAACAGGTCACCGTCGCCGGCCGGATCTTGCTCGTGCGCGACTTCGGCGGCATCGTCTTCGCCGTGCTGCGCGACTGGTCGGGCGACCACCAACTCGCCCTCACCCGCAAGGACTCCGGCGCCGCACTCGACCGCTTCACCGCCGACACCGACATCGGCGACCTCATCTCCGCCACCGGCCCGGCCGGCGTCAGCGACAAGGGCGAACCCACCGTCTTCGTCACCTCCTGGCAGCTCATCGGCAAGTGCCTGCGCCCCCTGCCCGACAAACGCCGCGGTCTCGCCGACCCCGAGGCCAAGGTCCGCATGCGCTACCTCGACCTGGTCTCCAGCCCCGCCGCCCGCGACGTGGTCCGCGCCCGCTCCACCGCCGTCCAGGCCGTGCGCCAGGGCCTTCTGGCACGTGGCTACCTGGAGGTCGAGACGCCGGTGCTCCAGCAGATCCACGGCGGCGCCAACGCCCGCCCCTTCACCACCCACATCAACGCCTACGACCTCGACCTCTACCTGCGCATCGCACCCGAGCTGTACCTCAAGCGGCTGTGCGTCGGCGGCCTGGAGAAGGTCTTCGAGATGGGCCGCACCTTCCGCAACGAGGGCGTCGACTACAAGCACAACCCCGAGTTCACGATCCTGGAGGCCTACCAGGCGTACGCCGACTACGACGTGATGCTCGACCTGGTCCGCGAGCTGATCCAGGACGCCGCGACCGCCGCCTTCGGCTCGTCGCTGGCCCACAAGGACGGCGAGGAGTACGACATCTCCGGGCAGTGGCCGGTCAAGACGGTGTACGGCGCGATCTCCGAGGTGCTCGGGGAGGAGATCGACCCCGGCACCGAACTGCTCCGCCTCCACCGGCACTGCGACCGCGTGGGCGTGCCGTACGTCGCCGACGACGGCCACGGCGACATCGTCCTGGAGATGTACGAGCGGCTCGTCGAGGAGAAGACCCAGCTGCCCACCTTCTACAAGGACTTCCCCACCGACGTCTCCCCGCTCACCCGCCAGCACCGCACCGACCCGCGGCTCGCCGAACGCTGGGACCTCGTCGCCTTCGGCACCGAACTCGGCACCGCCTACTCCGAGCTCACCGACCCCGTCGAACAGCGCCGCCGCCTCACCGCCCAGTCCCTGCTCGCCGCCGGGGGCGACCCCGAGGCGATGGAACTCGACGAGGACTTCCTCGACGCCCTCGAATACGCCATGCCCCCCACCGGAGGCCTCGGCATCGGCGTCGACCGACTGGTCATGTTCCTCACCGGCCTGACGATCCGCGAGACCCTGCCGTTCCCGCTGGTACGGCGCCGCTGACGGTGCCTCACCGGCCCCACGGCTGGGCCGGGCGGGTGCTTCGATACCGCCGTACCGGTGTCGTACTGGTGCGTCGGTCCCGCACCGGGCGACTGATGAGTCATGACGAAGGATCAGTTGCCCACAGGTCCGCTCACGCGACGCCGCGTGCTGCTCGCCGGTGTCGCCGCCGTCGGCGCGGCCGGCAGCGCCGGACTGTTGGCGACGGTCACGGGCGACGGCGACGAGCCGGTCCGGGCCGCCGCTCCGGTCGCGGGCCCGCAGGCACGCTCCGCGCTCAAGCCCTCCACGTACCGCCTCCAGCCCCTGACGGGGTACGGCCCGCCCAGGGCGGCACCGCGCCGCACCCTCGTACGGCGCGCGCCCCTGCTGCGCGTGTCCGGACGCGGCCGCACCATGGTGCTGACCTTCGACGACGGCCCCGACCCCCGCTACACGCCGTACATCCTGGACACCCTGCGCGAGTACGACGTCCGCGCGATGTTCTTCGTGTGCGGCGAGATGGTCGTCCAGAACAAGGACCTCCTGGCACGGATGGCCGAAGAGGGCCATGTCGTCGGCAACCACACCTGGTCCCACCCGTTGCTCACCCGGCTCAGCCGCGACCGGATCCGCAAGGAGATGGAGCGCACCAGTGACGTCGTCGAGGAGACCTACGGCGAACGACCCGCCTGGTTCCGCGCGCCCTACGGCGCCTGGAACCGCACGGCCTTCCAAATCGGCGCCGAACTGGGCATGGAACCGCTCGCCTGGACCGTCGACACCCTCGACTGGACCACCCCCGGCACCCACACCATCGTCGACCGGGTCGAGAACGGCGCCGCCCCCGGCGTCGTGGTGCTCTCGCACGACGCCGGGGGCGACCGCTCCCAGAGTGTCCGGGCGCTGCGCACCTATCTGCCGCAACTGCTGGACGCCGGGTATTACGTCACCGTCCCGAAACGGCGGTACGGGTGACGGACCGGAAAGACGGTGGACGGCTTTGGCCCGCCCGGTCGAGGACGCTCAGCGAACCTCGACCAGGCTGGCGAAAGCGACGACGTTGCCGTCGTAACCACCCTGCTCGGAGAAACCGCCTCCGCAGGTGATGACCCGCAATTCGGCGCTCCCCTTGGAGGCGTAGACCCGGTCGCCGGGGAAGTCGTTCTTCTCGAACACCTCGATGCCGTAGATCTCGAAAACGGCCGTCTTTCCGTCCTTGCGGACGATCTCGACGCGATTGCCCTTCTGCAGGGCCCCGAGACCGTAGAACACGGCGGGGCCCTGGGTGTTGTCGACATGGCCGACGACCACCGCTGTGCCCTTTTCGCCGGGGGAGACGGAGCCGGTGAACCAGCCCGCCAGATTGGGGTCCTCGGGCGGCGGCGCGCCGACCCAGCCGTCCACGTCCAGGCCGACCGGGATGACCGGCGCGTCCACCTGGATCCCGGGGATCCTGACCCGGTCCGGCAGCGCGTACGGCAGCGGCTGCGCGGCACCCGCGAAGAGGCCGCCGGACACCCGCCGGTCCGGAGCGGCCGCCGACGCGGGCTGCGGCGGCCCCGCGTCGAACTCGCCCGAGCCATTGCGAACGAGCGCGAGGCCGGTCAGCAGGACAAGCGCTATCACACCCCAGGGAGCACGCTTCTTCCGCCGCTCCTCCTCTTCGGCCAGTTCGGCCGCCTCGGACGCAGACATTCGCTTTCCCCTCTCGACGCGGCCGTCGCCCCGTCATTCGCGCATACGTGCACGCTAAGTCCCCCGCGCGCAACCGGCGACGGCAGAGATACGAATGGGTGGTCCGCTCTCCTTCGGGTGCGCCATCCGAGTTGCCACCGACAGGAAAATTCTGACGGTCCGTGACCTGCGGCAATTCCGATTGTGGGGTGATCGGTCGGCGCGTCCTCTCACCAGGACGGACCAGCGCCGAAATGCGGCTTCGCGCATGGCATCTGAGGGTCTTTCTGGGAGGCGCTTTCTCGCCGATCGACCGGGGACGGTTCCCGGGGCGTCTTCCGCGGAGGATCACATGCGTACTACACGTGCCATGGCGGCCGCTGCCACCGCGGTAGCCGCTCTCAGCCTCGCCGCGCCCGCGGCCGTCGCACGGGACGGCATGCCCGTCGGCCCGAGCAACATCGTCGCCATGCCGAGCGTCGTCGCCCGCGGTGGGCAGCTCACCATCACCGTCGACAACTGCCCGCGGGGCGGCACCGCGACCTCGGACGCGTTCCGGCCCACGCGCCTGAGCCCCGTGCATGGCAGCAACACGGCGCGGGGCACCGCGATGATCGACCGGCACGCGAAGCCGGGCTCCCACAGCATCACGGTCATGTGCGACGGCAGGACGCTGACCAACCCCGCTGCCTTCAGCGTGATCGGCGGTGTCCAGGGCGGTCTCGGCGGCAGCAGCTCCACCGGGGCGACGCCGACCGACATGGCCATCGGAGGCGGGCTCATCGCCGTGGCCATCGTCGGTGGCGGGGTCTTCTGGATGCGGCGCCGCGCGGAGAAGCGGATCTGACGCGCCGCCCGGCACGGACAGATCCCCACCGCCCCCTCACGCCTTCGCTCAGGCCTTCGCCCCGGATCCCCACGAGGGGGCCGGGGCGAAGGCGTGTGGACGTGCGATCTGATCAGGCGCCGTCCTCTTCGGTGCGGCGCCGGGAGAGGTGGTACGCCGTCCCCAGCGCGCCCGTGACGAGCGCGGCGCCCAGGGCGAGCTCCTTGAGGTTCAGTCCGTCGGAGCTGCCCCCCTCGCCCGCGTGCACACCCTTCTGCGGGTGGTCGGGCCGTACCGGCGCGGGCCGGCCGCCGGCGATCGTGAGGTCGACGCTCTGCCAGAAGGTGCCGCAGTAGAACGACACCTCGTACACGGCACCGGGCCGGGCATCCCGGTCGACCGTGGCCCTGGCCGTCGTCCGCCCCCGGGGGATGGTGACCGTGTCGAAGACCGCCGACGCGACGGTCACGCTCTGCTCGCAGCCCGTAGCCCGCAAGGTGACCTGCCCGCCGGCCGCGACGGTGGTGGGCAGCACCCTGGCCCAGAAACCCGAGTCCCTCTCGTCGGCCCGGGCGGCCGGGGCGGTCATGGCGAGGGCGGTGACACCCAGCAGGGCGGCCGAAGTGACGCGTATCGCGCGCATGGTGGTTCCTCCGGTTCCCCGAGGAGCAACTGCGGACCCTTTCCGCTTGCGACGGAAATGCACCTCGATGACCGAAACGCTAGGAAGGTGCGTCCACCTGCGCGATCGCTGTCGTACGAATGGGGCAACGCTGTGGGCCGCTCAGGGGACGACGTGTCCATGTGTCCGCTCGTCCACGTGTCCACCGGCGGCCCGTCGGATGAGGGCCTGTCAGCCCTTGGCCTGCGGGAAGAGCTCGATGAAGGGTTCCGCCGATGCGGTGACACCACGGCTGTACGGCGCGTCGAAGTCCCAGATGAGGAAGAGCAGGAAGGCGATCAGCGCGGAGAAGAGCCCGGCCAGGACCAGTTCGCGGGGGGTGCGCCGGATCTGCAGGGCGAAGATCATCCCGATGGTGACGATGCCGCCCGCGATGAGCCCGAACCACACCACGCCCGGCATGGTCTCCCCGGTCGAGTTCGCCCGGGCGTTGCGCGCCTGGTCCGCGGCGGTCACCTGGTCGAGGAGCGGCTGGTACGCCTGCGCCTCGAAGTCCGTCCTCGGCTCGTAGTCGGTGACGTCCTCGCGGACGCGCTGCAGAAGCTCGGTGCCGCGCTCGGTCATGCGGCCGTCGTCGGCCATCGTCTTCCACTCGGTGGTGACGACGTGTCCGACATAGGCGTTGACATCCTCCCGAATACGGTCGCGGATCTCGGCGGGATAGATCCGTACCCGCTCCGAGATCTCGTGCAGCGCCACGGCCTCCGCCTCGACATGGTCCTGGGCGGCGCTGCGGCCCTCCCACACGCCGGCGATGGCCAGGCCGAGGACGATGGCGTACACCACGCCAATCCACATCGTCATGTACTCGATGACGTCCGGGGTCTCGGAGGGATCCTCGTCCTCGGGCGCCGTGCGGTGCCGCAGGAGGGTGATGATGACCACCACGGCGCAGGCGGCCAGCATCGCGAGGGTGAGAACAAGCCATTCCGGCAAGAGAAGCCTCCAGGGTCAGCGCGGTCGCAGTGCGGCCACGGCGGCGATGGCGGGCGCCGCGATGAGCAGGACGAAGGTGAGGGGAGACGGGGCGTCGTGCGCCGGCCCTCTGTGGTGGGTCGCGCGGTAGGGCGGGTAGTGCACCGGGGTCGCGGACGGACTCGGGGTGGGCTTGACCGACGGCTTGGGTGTCGGCGTCGGCTTCGGGGCGGGCGCGGGCGGCGGGGGCGGCTGCGGGCGGGGCGGCGCGGGCCGAGGAGCCGGGGGCGCCGGCGGCGGAGGGGGAGGCGGCGGCTCCGGTCTCGGGCTGGGCGTGGGTTTCGGCGGTGGCGTGGGTGTGGGATCCGGCGACGGGGACGGCGTGGGTGTGGGCGTGGGCGACGGGGTGGGTGTCGGCGTCGGCGTAGGTGTCGGGGTCGGACACTGCGGGGGAGTCGGCCAGGTGAAGGTCCCGGCGACCGCGACCGCCCTCGCGCCGTCCGGGCCGGTGTCGGCGTACGCGCAAGCGGTGGCCTCCGCCATACCGGCCGGTGCCGACACCAGGAGCCAGGTGAGCGTCAGCACTGTCAACACCCGTGTGGTGCGGGCGGATTGGGTCGGTACGTATCCATGCACGACGAAGATCTTGAGCCCAGTCCGCGCAGTCACACGCCGGAGAGTGAGTGGATTGCCTCGAACGGATGACGGATGACCCTCGAAAGGTTTGATCCATGGGCGGACGCGTAACCGCCGAGGCGCGCGTGCGACGCGAGGCGAATGACGGGGTGGGCGGGACGGGTGGGGCGTGGGGGATTCACAGGTGTGACGCGGGCGGTGTCACAGGTTCCGGAAAGAAATTTGTGCGCCGGTTGAACACGAGCGTGGCTTTCGTGCGTACCTCCTGTCGTGCGGCGGCGCAGCAGGGCGCTGCAACACCCTTGTGATATTGGGGAGTTGAAGATGAAGACCTCGTGGCGGAGCGCCTCGCTCGTGGTGAGCGCCGTAGCAGTGCTGGCGCTGACGACGGCATGTGGGGAGGAATCGGCCCCGTCGGCGAGCAGCCAGAACGTCGGTGCCACGGCCGCGGCCGGTGACTACGGAACTGCCGGTACCGGCCTGGGGAACGGCTCCGGTTACGACGCCGGTGCGGCGGGCCAGGAGAGCGCCGCCACGCAGGCCGGCTCCGCCGGTGAGCTGTCCGTTTCCACCAACCAGGAGCTCGGCAAGGTGCTGACCGACAGCGCCGGTCTGACGCTCTACCGCTTCGACAAGGACACGGTGGCTCCGCCCAAGTCGAACTGTGACGGCGACTGCGCCGCGAAGTGGCCCCCGGTCCCCGCGGACGACGCCACGGCCGGTGCCGGTATCGACAAGGAGTTGCTCGGCTCCGTCACCCGGTCCGACGGCACCAAGCAGCTGACGGTCGACGGCTGG containing:
- a CDS encoding alpha/beta fold hydrolase; this encodes MTAALELSYFASADGDLAYRDTGAGDLVVLVHSGYADHRVFDDQIPALAARHRVIAVDVRGHGFSANASRPFRWADDLAGLLRHLDAGPATLVGLCMGSAVVTDTALEYPELVRALVVSGAGTSEFEFTEPATLEHVSEAARLLGAGDIEGWLDHFAKGVAGPHRTVDEVAPDVVRRLRDMSAHTLAKHTPDETQWQVPLTDTWSRLPKIDVPVLAIHGALDAPDSIAMAERVARTVPDGRSVTLQDVGHYPNMEKPQEFNGLLLDFLRDL
- a CDS encoding universal stress protein, producing MTEQHSHRFERGTDGPKVIVVGVDGSDSSLRAAAYAAGLARRQHALLAVVYVQPVMTAGAALGAPVAETTDEIAEDLIAQIRDATERLKGIFEVRWEFHTFPGDPYNGLVKAADDLKADAVVVGASEQAGHRIVGSVAVRLVKAGRWPVTVVP
- the lysX gene encoding bifunctional lysylphosphatidylglycerol synthetase/lysine--tRNA ligase LysX codes for the protein MSATVEAPREKSTKGPIRSPRHGFLSRVPEGFATFFGALGVLCVLLAFIPPLRTALRPVVEALDQIIVPVSANLAYAVFLFLLAAATAARKKIAWWLVVIYLALLVLTDVLGTVFGDYTDSLPSLIVCGLALALLIVARGEFYAASRRAAVRRAFGVLVVGLAVGILVGWGLVELFPGTLPQSQRLAWAADRVCGGLVSGASYDGRPPRPLYFLLGLFGALALLNAAATLFRSQRMEAALHDDEEARIRALLKAYGGQDSLGYFATRRDKAVVFSPSGKAAVTYRVEAGVCLASGDPVGDREAWPHAIAVWLDAARRHAWVPAAMGASEDGATAYARAGLGALQLGDEAILNVPDFDLDGRDMRVTRQAVHRVRRTGAHCRIRRHSTLTETEMEEILGKADAWRDTETERGFSMALDRLGDPADGDCLLVEALGEDGELLALLSFVPWGGDGVSLDLMRRDRGRAPNGVMEFMVAELCAAAPKSGIRRISLNFAVFRSVFEEGARIGAGPVLRLWRRLLLFFSKWWQLEALYRSNAKYQPQWFPRFICYGEAASLARISLASGIAEGFVSVPSLHKLRRKGHPRGGPRPATTEGLPSLAALGLDGGDEAGAAGPDAGLPEQVRIRHHTLDRLRADGVDPYPVGIPDRTHALADIRAGEQVTVAGRILLVRDFGGIVFAVLRDWSGDHQLALTRKDSGAALDRFTADTDIGDLISATGPAGVSDKGEPTVFVTSWQLIGKCLRPLPDKRRGLADPEAKVRMRYLDLVSSPAARDVVRARSTAVQAVRQGLLARGYLEVETPVLQQIHGGANARPFTTHINAYDLDLYLRIAPELYLKRLCVGGLEKVFEMGRTFRNEGVDYKHNPEFTILEAYQAYADYDVMLDLVRELIQDAATAAFGSSLAHKDGEEYDISGQWPVKTVYGAISEVLGEEIDPGTELLRLHRHCDRVGVPYVADDGHGDIVLEMYERLVEEKTQLPTFYKDFPTDVSPLTRQHRTDPRLAERWDLVAFGTELGTAYSELTDPVEQRRRLTAQSLLAAGGDPEAMELDEDFLDALEYAMPPTGGLGIGVDRLVMFLTGLTIRETLPFPLVRRR
- a CDS encoding polysaccharide deacetylase family protein, coding for MTKDQLPTGPLTRRRVLLAGVAAVGAAGSAGLLATVTGDGDEPVRAAAPVAGPQARSALKPSTYRLQPLTGYGPPRAAPRRTLVRRAPLLRVSGRGRTMVLTFDDGPDPRYTPYILDTLREYDVRAMFFVCGEMVVQNKDLLARMAEEGHVVGNHTWSHPLLTRLSRDRIRKEMERTSDVVEETYGERPAWFRAPYGAWNRTAFQIGAELGMEPLAWTVDTLDWTTPGTHTIVDRVENGAAPGVVVLSHDAGGDRSQSVRALRTYLPQLLDAGYYVTVPKRRYG
- a CDS encoding class F sortase, producing the protein MSASEAAELAEEEERRKKRAPWGVIALVLLTGLALVRNGSGEFDAGPPQPASAAAPDRRVSGGLFAGAAQPLPYALPDRVRIPGIQVDAPVIPVGLDVDGWVGAPPPEDPNLAGWFTGSVSPGEKGTAVVVGHVDNTQGPAVFYGLGALQKGNRVEIVRKDGKTAVFEIYGIEVFEKNDFPGDRVYASKGSAELRVITCGGGFSEQGGYDGNVVAFASLVEVR